The sequence CGCGTGGCCAATCGCGCCTGCCGCTGGTATCGGGTGACGCCTAAGCACAACGATCGCTATCGACAAGACTTTTGCCTCGACAGCAAAAACTATTTCCCCCTGAAGCAAGTGTTGATTCGCGGCAATCATGAGGTTGTGGAGCAAAGCACCTTTAGCCAAATCACCTTCGGTACGCCCGATGCCGTACTGCTGAAAATTGATCCGCGCCTGAATTTATTGGATAAAGGCACGTTGCCGCCAACGATTAGCCAAGCCCAGCTGCAAAAAATGAAGCAGCAGCAGCGCAACAGTAAAGACCCACGCATCAGCGGCTTGCCGCCTGGATTCGTGGTGTTGATGGCGCGTGATCTGGGTAAAACCGGCAGTCACTACTTACTCAGCGATGCCTTGGTTAAAGTGTCGGTGTTTGTGGAGCAAACGCAGGACGGTAAGCCTAATTTAGAAGGTCATGAGATCAACGGTGGCCTGTCGATGGGCATTGTTCAAAAAGACAATTGGCGCCTCACCGCCGTGGGCGACGTCCCTTCGGATAAGCTGGAATCCTATCTTGGTCAGCTAAGAGTTTTGCACTGACGCTTTGTGCCGGTTGCCAAACGCCGATAATGTGCCTAAAGTAGCCTGCTATTTTAGGCATTTTTTATGAAAGACGGTCTATGACGCTGACTTTGATGTCCCGAATTTATTGCAGCCTCTGTACGGATATGCAGGCGCAGCTAGAGGCTTTGCAGGCCGAGTTTGATTTTGAGCTGGTGGTTTTAGATGTAGATGCTGATCCTGAGCTGGAGGCGCAATACGATGAGCTGGTGCCGGTGCTGTTGGCTGGTGAAACGCAGCTGTGTCATTGGCATTTAGACCTCGCTAAGGTTCGTGCATATTTGACGAATATGAGTTAAAATAAACCCCTTGATTACATGTAAGGGCAGGCACTTAACGCGACCTGTCCTTTCTTATTTTTTTATAAAGCCTCTATGAAACACATCAGAAACTTTTCTATTATTGCCCATATTGACCATGGTAAATCAACGCTGGCCGATCGTTTTATTCAATATTGCGGGGGTTTGGACATGCGCGAGATGAGCTCGCAAGTGTTGGACTCGATGGACATTGAAAAAGAACGTGGCATCACGATTAAAGCCCAAACGGCTGCGCTTACTTATAAAGCCCGTGATGGTGAGACTTATCAGCTCAATCTGATTGACACCCCCGGACACGTTGACTTCTCATACGAAGTCTCGCGCTCGTTGAGCGCCTGTGAAGGCGCGCTGCTGGTGGTAGATGCCTCTCAAGGCGTCGAAGCCCAAACCGTCGCTAACTGCTACACCGCCATTGAGCTAGGCGTGGAAGTAGTGCCGGTGCTGAATAAAATTGACTTACCTGCGGCAGACCCAGAGCGAGTGGCTCAGGAAATTGAAGACATCGTGGGTATTGAAGCCATTGATGCGGTACAAACGTCGGCAAAAAGCGGCATCGGCATTGATGACGTGCTGGAAGAAGTCGTGAAGAAGATTCCACCGCCAGTGGGGGACGTGGATGCGCCATTGAAGGCCTTAATCATCGACTCATGGTTTGACAACTATGTGGGCGTGGTGATGTTGATCCGCGTGATTGACGGCGTGTTGCGCCCGAAAGACAAAGTGACCTTCATGGCCACCAAAGTTGATTCTCAGGTTGAGCAAGTCGGCGTGTTTACCCCTAAATCGGTGAAGCGCGATAGCCTATCGGCGGGTGAGGTGGGCTTTTTGATCACCGGCGTGAAGGAACTTCAGGCGGCCAAGGTAGGCGATACCGTTACCCATACCGCTAAGCCTGCTGCTGCGGCATTACCAGGCTTTAAAGAAGTTAAATCACAGGTGTTCGCTGGGCTTTACCCGGTTGAAAGCCACGATTTTGAAGCCTTGCGTGAAGCCTTAGAAAAGCTACAGTTAAACGATGCCTCGCTGCATTTTGAGCCGGAAGTGTCTCAAGCCTTAGGCTTTGGCTTTCGCTGCGGCTTCTTAGGCCTATTACACCTAGAAATTGTGCAAGAGCGCTTAGAGCGCGAGTTTGACATGGATTTAATCACCACGGCCCCGACGGTAGTGTATCAAGTGGTGCAAAAAGACGGCACCATGCTGGAGGTTGAAAACCCATCTAAGCTACCGGATATGGGCGCCATTGAAACGATTATGGAGCCGATCATCACCGCCACCATCTTGGTGCCGGAAGAATACGTCGGTTCGGTAATGACGCTGTGTAATCAAAAGCGGGGCGTGCAAAAGAACATGCAGTATATGGGCCGTCAGGTTATGTTGACCTACGAAATGCCGATGAACGAAGTGGTGATGGATTTCTTTGACAAGCTTAAGTCTACCAGCCGTGGCTATGCTTCTTTAGACTATGAGTTTAAAGAGTTCCGCGCCGCTGATTTGGTGAAGCTAGACATTCTGGTGAACAGTGAAAAAGTCGACGCCTTGAGCCTGATCGTGCATCGCCAAAGCGCCGTCTACCGCGGTCGTGAGCTGGCTTCTAAAATGCGTGAGCTCATCCCGCGTCAGATGTTTGACATTGCGGTTCAGGCCGCGCTTGGTGGCCAGATCATTGCGCGTGAAAGCATTAAAGCTTTACGTAAAAACGTGTTAGCCAAATGTTATGGCGGCGACATTTCACGTAAGCGTAAGCTGCTGGAAAAACAAAAAGCCGGTAAGAAACGCATGAAGTCTGTGGGCAACGTTGAAATTCCACAGGCGGCGTTCTTGGCCATTTTACAAGTTGGAGATAAATAATGACCCCAAATATGCTGTTCGGTGCCATAGCCTTATTTGTGGTGGGCTTGGTCTTGTTTGCTAAGAGTAAAAAAACCAAAGAGGCTGGTGAAGATTGGTCTAGCGCCTTACAGTGGGGTTATTTGTTGATGTTGGTGGGCGTGTTTGGTGGCCTGTCTTACTTCATGAGCTTTACCGCCGTTCTGTTGATTTTTGTTTTGGTGACCGGCGTGGTGTGGTTTTATGACCGCGCCCAAACCAAGAAAAAAACCGACCAGGCTGGCAATAAGCACCATTTTGTCGACTATATGCGCGGTTTTTTCCCCGTGATTTTCGTGGTGTTTGTGCTGCGTAGTTTTGTGGCCGAGCCGTTCCAAATTCCATCTAGCTCTATGCGTCCAGGGCTAGTGGTGGGTGACTTTATCCTGGTGAATAAGTTTGTGTACGGCCTGCGTTTACCGGTGGCGAATAAGGTCATCATCCCCGTGGGTGAGGTTGAGCGCGGCGACGTGGCTGTGTTTAACTATCCGCGTGACCCAAGCCTTAACTACATTAAGCGGATTGTGGGCGTGCCCGGCGATGTGATTGATTACCACAATAAAGTGTTGACCATCAATGGTGAAGTCATTAAAGATGAGTTTGTGGGTGAGGCCAGCTATTTAGAAGCGACGCCACAAGGCCCTGTGAACTTGAACAATAATCTGTTTGACGAAACCATGGGCGACAAGCGCTACCAGGTGTATCAAATGCCGCAAATGCCGACGCTTCAGCTTTCTGGCGTGGACTCTGACTTCCCGTTCCGTGACCAGTGTCTGTATGAAGAAAATGGCTTTACCTGTAAAGTCCCACAAGGACAATACTTTGCCATGGGGGATAACCGTGACAACAGTGAAGACAGCCGCTATTGGGGGTTTGTAGACAGTCAATACATTGTGGGTAAGGCCTTCTTGGTGTGGATGAACTTCGGTGACTTCTCTCGCGTGGGTACTAAAATTCAATAGGTTTTGGGCATGATGAGGCCTTTTTAGGCTGAGCTGTAAACGAAACAGGCATATTGTTGAAAAAGGGCAGAACTATTCTGCCCTTTGTTGTCTCTAAAAAAAACGCTGACGCCAGCCGTTCAGCGTGTACAATTGATCCTGCACACACATGGTAAAAGGCTAACAAAAATGAGTTCGACAGAAGCGTTTACACGCAATTTACAAAAATTACAAAAGCAAATTGGTTATGAGTTTCAAAACCAAGCTTTGGTGCATCAGGCGTTGACCCATCGAAGTTTTTCTTCGAAGAACAACGAACGCTTTGAGTTCGTGGGTGATTCTATTTTGAATTACTCGGTCGCCAAAATGTTGTTTGATGCCTTTCCTAATCTCACCGAAGGCGAGCTATCGCGCTTGCGCGCTAATCAGGTCAACCAAGATGCCTTGGCCGAGATCGCCCAGCAGCTAAGCTTAGGGTCGGTGTTGTTTTTGGGTGAAGGCGAATTAAAAAGCGGTGGCTTTCGCCGACCGTCGATACTGGCCGACGCATTAGAGGCGCTGTTTGCCGCGGTCAGCTTTGATAGCGATTTTTTAAGAGCTGAAGCCGTGGTGCGTCATTTGTTCAAAGATCGTATTCAGCACATTGATTTACGCGATCAATGGAAGGATGCCAAAACCTTACTGCAAGAAGCTTTGCAGGCTCGTCGTTTTATGTTGCCGAAGTATCGCATTGAACATCAAACCGGCGGTGCGCACGAACAGGTGTTTACCGTACAGTGTGATTTAGGTGAACTGGCCTACATCACGCGTGGCGAAGGCGGTAGCCGTCGTCAGGCAGAGCAGCAGGCGGCCAAATTGGCTTTAGCCTATGTGGAACAAACTTATCCTCTTAACAAAAAGAAATGATCATGACTCAAGAATATCGCTGTGGCTTTGTGGCCATCGTGGGTCGCCCCAACGTGGGC comes from Neisseriaceae bacterium CLB008 and encodes:
- a CDS encoding MucB/RseB C-terminal domain-containing protein; this encodes MWMRVFLLSTLMWSANVYAASAKGDVWRDLGLAAKAVNNQSFSGVYLRQTKQGLETYQVYRVVNKQGLRERRVANDGIDREMLRHNRQLQYFSESEKGLKLLRLGALRQFPAALPSNPKLLDDAYAVTVGEMARVANRACRWYRVTPKHNDRYRQDFCLDSKNYFPLKQVLIRGNHEVVEQSTFSQITFGTPDAVLLKIDPRLNLLDKGTLPPTISQAQLQKMKQQQRNSKDPRISGLPPGFVVLMARDLGKTGSHYLLSDALVKVSVFVEQTQDGKPNLEGHEINGGLSMGIVQKDNWRLTAVGDVPSDKLESYLGQLRVLH
- a CDS encoding glutaredoxin family protein codes for the protein MTLTLMSRIYCSLCTDMQAQLEALQAEFDFELVVLDVDADPELEAQYDELVPVLLAGETQLCHWHLDLAKVRAYLTNMS
- the lepA gene encoding translation elongation factor 4; the encoded protein is MKHIRNFSIIAHIDHGKSTLADRFIQYCGGLDMREMSSQVLDSMDIEKERGITIKAQTAALTYKARDGETYQLNLIDTPGHVDFSYEVSRSLSACEGALLVVDASQGVEAQTVANCYTAIELGVEVVPVLNKIDLPAADPERVAQEIEDIVGIEAIDAVQTSAKSGIGIDDVLEEVVKKIPPPVGDVDAPLKALIIDSWFDNYVGVVMLIRVIDGVLRPKDKVTFMATKVDSQVEQVGVFTPKSVKRDSLSAGEVGFLITGVKELQAAKVGDTVTHTAKPAAAALPGFKEVKSQVFAGLYPVESHDFEALREALEKLQLNDASLHFEPEVSQALGFGFRCGFLGLLHLEIVQERLEREFDMDLITTAPTVVYQVVQKDGTMLEVENPSKLPDMGAIETIMEPIITATILVPEEYVGSVMTLCNQKRGVQKNMQYMGRQVMLTYEMPMNEVVMDFFDKLKSTSRGYASLDYEFKEFRAADLVKLDILVNSEKVDALSLIVHRQSAVYRGRELASKMRELIPRQMFDIAVQAALGGQIIARESIKALRKNVLAKCYGGDISRKRKLLEKQKAGKKRMKSVGNVEIPQAAFLAILQVGDK
- the lepB gene encoding signal peptidase I, whose protein sequence is MTPNMLFGAIALFVVGLVLFAKSKKTKEAGEDWSSALQWGYLLMLVGVFGGLSYFMSFTAVLLIFVLVTGVVWFYDRAQTKKKTDQAGNKHHFVDYMRGFFPVIFVVFVLRSFVAEPFQIPSSSMRPGLVVGDFILVNKFVYGLRLPVANKVIIPVGEVERGDVAVFNYPRDPSLNYIKRIVGVPGDVIDYHNKVLTINGEVIKDEFVGEASYLEATPQGPVNLNNNLFDETMGDKRYQVYQMPQMPTLQLSGVDSDFPFRDQCLYEENGFTCKVPQGQYFAMGDNRDNSEDSRYWGFVDSQYIVGKAFLVWMNFGDFSRVGTKIQ
- the rnc gene encoding ribonuclease III, whose product is MSSTEAFTRNLQKLQKQIGYEFQNQALVHQALTHRSFSSKNNERFEFVGDSILNYSVAKMLFDAFPNLTEGELSRLRANQVNQDALAEIAQQLSLGSVLFLGEGELKSGGFRRPSILADALEALFAAVSFDSDFLRAEAVVRHLFKDRIQHIDLRDQWKDAKTLLQEALQARRFMLPKYRIEHQTGGAHEQVFTVQCDLGELAYITRGEGGSRRQAEQQAAKLALAYVEQTYPLNKKK